A genomic region of Chryseobacterium sp. KACC 21268 contains the following coding sequences:
- a CDS encoding sugar MFS transporter: protein MTNDAQSKRNYTIPLITITLLFFMWGFITCMNDILIPYLKQLFNLTFFQSMLVQFCFFGAYFIGSLIYFLISTTQGDPIDKVGYKKGILFGIFLAAFGCVLFYPAASLSSYPLFLGALFILGLGFTVLQITANAYVSLLGPEDSASSRLNMTQAFNAFGTTIAPVLGGHLIFELFSAPDGSFSAAATKIPYLIFAGILLLVALLISRVKLPDFQVKGEEIVKGYGALKYNHLKFGVFAMFCYVGGEVAVGSFIISFLEQPQVMNLSEVVSKNYLALYWGGAMIGRFLGAISLNHSISQGKKAIYMLGAAIAVFLVIFSIVNLTFAQISFFLVFIALNFVAFFIGKSAPARTLSIFAGINVLLLISAMLNHGELAMYSILGIGIFNSIMFSNIYTLAISGLGKYTSQGSSLVVMAILGGAIVPIFQGYLADQFGVQHSFVIPVFCYLFILIFGAYCTKYLGHVKQDSEAKSGH, encoded by the coding sequence ATGACGAATGACGCACAATCGAAGAGGAACTATACCATCCCTTTGATTACCATTACGCTTTTATTTTTTATGTGGGGATTCATCACGTGTATGAATGACATCCTGATTCCTTACCTGAAACAGCTTTTCAATCTGACCTTCTTCCAGTCGATGTTGGTACAGTTCTGTTTCTTTGGTGCTTATTTTATAGGCTCATTAATTTACTTTTTAATTTCAACCACGCAGGGTGACCCCATCGATAAAGTAGGATACAAGAAAGGAATTCTATTCGGGATTTTCCTTGCAGCTTTTGGTTGCGTTTTGTTTTATCCGGCGGCGAGTTTATCTTCGTATCCGTTGTTCTTAGGCGCTTTGTTTATCTTAGGCCTGGGTTTTACGGTATTGCAGATTACGGCCAATGCTTACGTTTCACTGTTGGGTCCGGAAGATTCCGCGTCCAGCCGACTGAATATGACGCAGGCTTTCAACGCCTTCGGGACAACCATTGCACCGGTTTTGGGAGGACATTTAATTTTCGAATTATTCTCCGCACCTGATGGTTCTTTCTCCGCAGCAGCAACAAAAATTCCATATCTGATTTTTGCCGGGATCCTGTTGTTGGTCGCTTTGTTGATCTCTAGAGTGAAGCTTCCCGACTTTCAGGTGAAAGGCGAAGAGATCGTGAAAGGTTATGGTGCCTTGAAATACAACCACCTGAAGTTCGGTGTTTTCGCGATGTTCTGCTATGTAGGTGGCGAAGTAGCGGTAGGAAGTTTTATCATCAGCTTTCTGGAACAACCACAAGTGATGAACCTTTCCGAGGTTGTGAGCAAAAACTATTTAGCACTGTATTGGGGCGGTGCGATGATCGGGCGTTTTCTGGGTGCGATTTCTCTGAATCATTCTATCAGCCAAGGCAAAAAAGCCATCTATATGTTGGGTGCAGCCATTGCTGTTTTCTTAGTGATTTTCAGTATTGTGAATCTGACGTTTGCACAGATCAGTTTCTTCCTGGTATTTATTGCTTTAAATTTCGTTGCGTTCTTCATCGGAAAATCTGCTCCAGCAAGAACCCTTTCTATCTTTGCAGGGATCAACGTTCTGCTATTGATCTCAGCGATGCTGAACCACGGCGAGCTGGCAATGTACAGCATTTTGGGAATTGGGATCTTCAACTCGATCATGTTCTCTAATATCTACACGTTGGCAATTTCCGGTTTAGGAAAATATACCAGCCAAGGTTCTTCTTTGGTCGTAATGGCCATCTTAGGAGGTGCTATTGTTCCCATTTTCCAAGGTTACTTGGCGGATCAGTTTGGCGTTCAGCATTCCTTTGTGATCCCTGTGTTCTGTTACTTGTTTATCCTGATCTTCGGAGCGTATTGCACCAAATATCTGGGGCACGTGAAACAGGATTCTGAAGCTAAGTCTGGACATTAA